The genome window ttgaatTGATTTGACAGAGAAGCAAATCAATGTTTTGAAGACAACTGAGGGTTTACCAACCCTTCAATTTACAACAACGCCATAACTGTGGTAAACATAGCTATGATCAGGGCTCTCAAGTTTTCACATCTGTTAGGGAAGGAGCCACTAAGTTTCAGCAGCGGCCCCTTAGCCCCATCTAACTATCTCAAGGTTTTCTAGCAGTTCAATATTTCTATTGTTATAATTGACCagcattaataaaaatgataccAATTGGTAAATCTAAACAAATATAGACAAATgaaaccaaataaaataaatcgttttatatatttatcaggttatttataaaataaaaaaataaaaataaatttggccCCAAACAAGCAGTGCTCagtgtacatactgtacacatacTGATAcattcaagtgtgtgtgtgtgtgtaaagcatTCCTGAAAGGTTAACCAGATTTTGTAAGAGATGTAGTCTTGGCATAGCTGAAAAGAACATTAATACAGgaatatgtataataataaagtaCTTTTCTTACTAGAGAAATTAAATATGCATTGTCTTTTATATCCACCGTCTTCAAATACTTATATTTAATCAGTTGTTCCAACAAATAAGAATAATGACAAGCTAAAGACAGCAAAGTGTTATCAACATTAACAAAAGCTATATTAAAACTGCAGCTGCATGACATggtttattactttttaatgCTGCTCAATTGTGCAATATTACCACCAATCTTacataatgtaatatttatttaattaattataatttaaagtgTAAGTTATATGTTAAACAAAATTGATAAATAAGAGGTCTcgtccccattgactcccatggtgTTTATTTTCCagactatggcagtcaatgggggattcggttactgacattcttccaaatacattcttttgtattcaacagaacaaagacatttatacaagtttggagTAATATGAGGGTGTTAATGATGAAAGAAGTGACTTGTTTTAAACAGGCATTGCCAGATTTAAACAGTATTTGTTGATTTGTATTGGTGATTGTTGTTGATATGTGAATGTATACTGACACCTTGTGTTAACTAGATGTAAAGCACCTCATGCATGAGAGCCTTTAGATACACCTGTGAAATAAACATGGCAGAGAAAAAATCGCAACATATAAATCCAAAATTAATTAAACAGGATAAAGAAGGAGTAGAAAGATAAGTCCTACGTGAAGAGATACACTGCACACTGTAGCTTATTGTAGCAGGCCTATATTGTAGTCAAGTGTATTATAAGTGTAGTATTTTGTAGGAGTAAATCAATAAACATGGAAATATTCTagtaaactttaaaataataaacttcaGAAATACAATATTATCTCATAGTATTACAGTTTACTAAAGTAAGTACAGTATGGGTAAAATCTATCCAAGATGTAGGTTTTTATTAGAAAGTTAATGCAGTTTAAAATCCTTTTATGGATATAGAAAGCAAATGCATTTAATTCACTATTAGCCATTTTTAGCCATTACGAAATCCCAATCCCATTAATAGCCTTTAAACCATAAAGAGAAAAAACGGTTTATTTACAGTCGAGCACAAAAGCAAACAGAGTCAGAAAGTCTGCAtgatttctctgtgttcatttccATTCATAAAGTGATGTGAATTAACACACTCGAGGCTCATCTTAAACATCTCATGTTCTTTTCCCTGTTTATCAACAAAACTGacttaaataaagtttatttagaTTCATTTGGCCTTAAGAACAAAAGGCTTTCGGCTCTTTTGAGTTCCTATAGACAATACCATAAAAACATGTGCTGTGTGTAGAGTGGAATTATAACACAACATCTGTGCACGTGCAGTTCTACGAATTCCAAGTTGCTAAAATTTGTTATGATTCGTTTTACGTATGTCGACAGAGTACACAGCGCTCCGTCAAGTTCCACAGTGGTCATAGACTTAAACAGCCAGATCAGTTGGTCTAGCAACATTAGTTTGACAACAAATGGCAGATGAATAACAGAAACCCTAGAAAGAAGTTGACGCCTGTGCTGATTCTAGTGGCTTGTCCTGCCACGTTACAGTCATCAGAATAGCAGCAATGAACTTTCACCCCTGGAGCTCTGTAGCCCTGGCTGTTAGCTTGGCTGCAGAAGGATTTGTAGGAGCACGACTTCATTACGCCACCTAAGAAGACAAGAATGGCATGAGAACGTGATTATATATTAATGTGACTTGATCCTGAAAAGGAAGATGTACTGTCAACCTCCTACTATTTCTAAGCTGGGGCCAGACACGGCAGTCTGATccaatatttctttttaaaacacaccCATGTACAGTTGGTAATGATTTGCCTAAAGATGCATCCTTCAGCCTGATTTAGAAAATTGGTCGTTCTAAGCTTGCTTTTCTCATCTGTCCATACAAGAACTATTAAATACATTACCGTTAAACTTACTGCCATGTCCCCGGATGATAGTACATGCATCTGAATAGCTTGGACATGTTTCGGAGCCCTGCCGATTACAGTCTTCATCTGTAGCCCCCATGCAGCTATAACACTTCAGCCCTTCACCTAAAAAGACAAGATCCATTTCATATTACAGTTTATGAAGCGACTCAACATTATAGGCTGATACTGATCCAGTCCTGAACATACTGTatagtacatactgtatatgctaCAGAAGGTTTATATGTAGCAACATgaacaacacattttatcttatttttttaattaattgtaaGGCAGATTGAAACATGCAATGCCAGCGTGAGCACCTTGGCTCAATATGTCAATTTGCGCTAAGCCTGGGTATTGTTGAATGTAACACTGCGGAGACAAATTTCACAGAATTCGTGATATGTAAAAAATCAATCATGACACGTTTGACTAAGCAAAGCTTAATGTGTTAAGAGACATAGTCAAATATAGAGGAGTCACAACACATGACAGAGGATGATAATGTGCGCTGCATTCAGCCCTCATGACAAAGCAGCTTTAGTGCAGAAGCGGCAAGTATGCTGTCAACATGAAATTATTTTGATGCAGTCTTATTAAAATCCAGAGCTTTTGATCCTATAACTTTCCACATTTTATTTCCTGGGGACATCTTTCGAGCAATCATTGAAAAGACACTAAGGCTCAACAACATCACAAGACACAAGGCAGTGTTTTGACTATATCTTGTAAAAGCCCAGCAGAAGATGTTGTGTCTAAGCCTTTTTGATGTGCCTCTTTGCTATCATCTCCTAGAAGTGCCTTTTTTATCGAACAAACACCCTTTGAAGTTCAAGCCAACAAGATCACACACGTAGTCACATGACTGCACAGCTAAATCACCTTAAAAATCAAACTCCTTGCTTTCTCTGGAgcagttcatcccaaaattatgttttgatttgctcaccctcaagttgttccaaatctgtattcatttcctttattctaatgaacacagaaaatatatttgaaaaatgcttttaaccaaacagttcttggccaccattgactacaatagtaggaaaacattGCTTTTTAAATTCTTTACTGTTTTGAACacagtattttgaagaatcaaGGAAAGTTAACAGTGTGGGTCACCATTCACTACcatttgtaatgtttatattatgGCAGTCAAtcgtggccaagaactgtttgaaaGTTTGATCAAATATAGAGCTTGCACTATTTCAtctaaaacaacattatttccCCAATGCTAAAGAAAAGCAGACTGTGGCTGCTTTAGAGCCCAAAATGAATTTTTGTCTGTAGAGATTATTTTGTCTCTATAAACTATACACGCAGAAGGAACAATTTCAATTTGTTAGCAAAATGCAAAGCCTTACACAATTAAGAGCAAGCACATttctaaatcaaaataataatcttCAATGATATAATCTAAGTGACAAATATTACTCTGCATTTCCCagtctgtatacatttaatagGTTTTCAACCggtatttttttactttaaaactacCATTAATATGCTGAATAGCTACAGCAAACAATAATTTGCatcattattttgaaaacatatCAAAACTTTATCTATTTTTTGTGCCTTTTCAGTCTATTTAAAGGTTTGCTTTTACAAATTCCTCACATTTTCAGTCCTTTAACACTTATCAAGACCGACACGATATTCTCACGCAATCCTTCTCACACAAGCCTCTACAAAATGTTGGTTTGaggaaactaaataaaacaaagaaaatgtgaaCTGTACAACACAACCAAGAAACGAAGCAAAAGACCAGATTGCGAGGTCTAGACTGAAAAGATCATCAGGATTTGTCTGTTTCGACCACGGAAACCGAGAGGATCATGGGCCAGCTAAACAGAAGAAGAATGTCACAGAGGTCACTTACTTTGAGCGAGAAGGAAGGTGAGGCACAGGCCTTGCAGCAGGCAGAAATGGACAGATCTCATGTCTCCGGTGGTCTCTGGCTGTCAGGTCAGTACAATGAAAAGCAGGTTGTTTGCTTCTAAAACCCCTGAGCTTAAGCCCTGCTTCTGGAGAGCTAATACCTGACAGGAGTGAGGAGGCGCAGATTACCGGCCTGTCCACTTACTGTAGGCCTGTGGTTCAATCTTAAAATCTGAATGGCTCCTCACCTAATCAGAGATGAGGGATCAATTATTGTGCTCCACCCCTGCAGAGCTGCACGCTAGCCAGGTGTCCCATATACAACCCAGATCTCATAATGAATCCTCTATGTACAGTATTAGTTTACACAGTAACCAGCTTACTGTAATGTCCTTGGTGACACATCAGAAATGAAGAGCCAACCAATAAAATTAAGACTATTTTATAACCACCCCCAAAGgctatttaaatgtgtttatacttaagttcatataaaatgtattaataaatctATATCTGTGGTTAAAGGAGAATTGATGATCTGATTGGATACATTAACTATATAACAGATGCTGAActgtctgtttaatatttgctttttatgtaacttttttatgttttcttaaatcgtctaaattattttatttcattacatgTTCTTCCTTTTACAAGTCATACAAATGaagtttttatgttattttagcccctgtttattttatgttgctatTTTATGTACATGACTGTCTGTGAGATTGCTTATAAAATAAAGCAGTTGCttcttttagtttttgttgtttatatagTTTTCTAACACTTATCATACACCCTTTTTTGCTTCCTCACAGACATCTTGGTCGTGTGCCAGCGTGTCACTGGCACTAATAGTCTGTCTGGCGAGGTCTTAATGCCCATCTGCCATCGAATTAATGCACTTGTTTCCAGACACATAAGATCATCCGAGCAAGATTCTTTGTATGCTCATTAACATCtccaaatgctttttaaaacgACCAAGTGAGGGAGTAAATCCCTTCAGCATACATAATTCATACTTAACAGTTTTGTACACTCgagttcaaaagtttagggtagttcaaataaaatgtttttcatgataTTGTGTGGAGTAAAATTGCACATACATATATGTGCTTGAAattttgtgtacatttaaaaactgcagaaaaattaagagaccatttcaaacttattttcagtttttcttaactcactatttataggtatgtttagttaaaataatattttttgtttcattctgtgaactactagcaatatttctcccaaatttcaaatattgtttctttcatttatttgcagaaaataaaaactgtaaaaacaggTCAAactaacagaaaagatgctctgatTTCTTcaaacctcaaatactgcaaagaaaagtttatattcacttttgaGCAATAAAATAGCAATACATTACATGAAaagttaaaagtttatttttatgtgataaattATTATGATTATGTGTTAGGgattttttatcagttttcatgtgtcttgtcatcctgtcagtctttcacattgctgttgaataATTTTGTCTGAATAACAATTCAACAGACagtggactggaatgaccacaatacttccataaatataaataaaacagaaacgTCAAATCTTCCagacaatattattattaatattacaattatatttttcatgtaatgtttattaaatgtatatatgtaaataaatgatagaacgaaatataataataataacaaaaaagcagCCAATGTAGAAAGATATAAAAAAGTAACCCTTAACTTTTGACAGGTAATCTAATTTTTTTGTGAGATATGGTAGATATGGTATTATGAGATATAAAGACCAAAAGATCTGTATTGCCATCTTTTATTGCACTTTGTAAGCATCACCTGTATAACTGGCAGAACATCTGTATGAAACATCAGCTATAGCTGGACTAAGACAAATCCGGATAAAATTTGTTCAAGTCAGAACCATCGACAGTCACAACTGGGTTCATTGATATACCAATAtaaaatccaaaaataaaatcgCACATCAGTTTTGCTAGGAGGCAACGAAACCAACAACAAGTATCTACAAAGATAAGCAAAGCAGCAAATCAAACTAACTGTATCAAAACCCGCAGTTGTGTTCCTTTACTATATTCAAgtcttttttcatatttacaaaactGTCAAGGCATACAACATGCATTTTTTCATAATCGTGAACATCACTTTGTGACAAATGAATGATTAACtcctttatattatatatttctatattctCTGTCTCACTGTCATTTCTGTTTGTAGGTTAAGAAGAGGGAACCACAGGAATCATTTTAACAGTCGGCTCGATCAGTGGTTGTCATGGCAACGGAAATCGTTACTTCACACTCACACATATTCTCTCTGTCAGCTATACACACTCTCAAAAAAATTCTCAACTGGTGGAAAGTACTTTCACAAGACCCTCAACATACGTGTACATTAACACATAGTAATGTAGAAAACATAATTACAACCAGACTCTAGTGTGT of Triplophysa dalaica isolate WHDGS20190420 chromosome 11, ASM1584641v1, whole genome shotgun sequence contains these proteins:
- the ly6pge gene encoding lymphocyte antigen 6 family member pge, which gives rise to MRSVHFCLLQGLCLTFLLAQSEGLKCYSCMGATDEDCNRQGSETCPSYSDACTIIRGHGSGVMKSCSYKSFCSQANSQGYRAPGVKVHCCYSDDCNVAGQATRISTGVNFFLGFLLFICHLLSN